From Salinirubrum litoreum, one genomic window encodes:
- a CDS encoding ABC transporter ATP-binding protein: MTLLDVEDLAVRYETRDGPLYSVNGVSFSIDDGVNYGLSGESASGKSTTAKAILGLLPDHAVIESGSVEFEGRDLLALTPSQRQDMLWEEIAFIPQTAIDALDPVMTVGGQIVQAIQTHRELSDANARRRARELFEAVGLDAERTDEYPHQFSAGMRQRVVIAMALALEPKLIVADEPTTGLDVIVQDKIIDNILQIQEETDSSLLLITHDMSVIAETCDEMSVMYGGTVMEQGRVENVLLNPANPYTMGLKNAFPALEDEDEDLVSVPGEPPNLEAEPTGCVFEPRCPFASEACATREPEVEALPYRNHSVACHNAEHGAWMRRDAEDASTWGWSTEGSRSDSGEVLLEVDELCTWYERSESLLGRLPVGGISPNVTGISNSLRRWYEQRGEILTEVLNEGESHVRAVDGVSLSVSRGEILGVVGESGCGKTTLGQTLALLEEPTRGGFTFDGRSHEYYQDGNLQSLRQKLQIVFQNAYDSLNPRMTVEQLVREPLTIHNYRLDERDTAVYETLEQVGMAPVERYLDKYPNELSGGQRQRVAIARALVIDPDFLICDEPASMLDVSLKAVVLNLLRSLANTEGIGVLYISHDLASLTRIADRLAIMYLGRFVERGRTAQIVGDPKHPYTEALLDAVPETDPRGSRDRVMLDGEPADPVDISAGCRFASRCPKATDRCLETEPELDSWTAEEHSAACFHPAGVTPDDESARIEERIDTD, from the coding sequence ATGACGCTCCTCGACGTCGAAGATCTCGCGGTGCGATACGAGACCCGGGACGGCCCGCTCTACAGCGTGAACGGCGTCTCGTTCAGTATCGACGACGGCGTCAACTACGGCCTCTCGGGTGAGTCCGCCTCGGGCAAGTCGACGACCGCGAAGGCGATCCTCGGACTCCTGCCCGACCACGCGGTGATCGAGTCCGGGAGCGTCGAGTTCGAGGGACGGGACCTGCTCGCTTTGACCCCCTCACAGCGACAGGACATGCTCTGGGAGGAGATCGCGTTCATCCCACAGACGGCCATCGACGCCCTCGACCCGGTGATGACCGTCGGTGGACAGATCGTCCAGGCGATCCAGACCCACCGTGAACTCTCCGACGCCAACGCCAGACGACGCGCCCGTGAACTGTTCGAGGCGGTCGGCCTCGACGCCGAACGGACGGACGAGTACCCCCACCAGTTCTCTGCCGGGATGCGCCAGCGTGTCGTCATCGCGATGGCACTCGCGCTCGAACCGAAACTGATCGTCGCCGACGAACCGACGACGGGGCTGGACGTGATCGTCCAGGACAAGATCATCGACAACATCCTCCAGATTCAAGAGGAGACGGACAGTTCGCTGCTGCTGATCACCCACGACATGAGTGTCATCGCCGAGACGTGCGACGAGATGTCGGTGATGTACGGCGGGACGGTGATGGAACAGGGGCGAGTCGAGAACGTCCTGCTCAACCCGGCGAACCCGTACACGATGGGGCTGAAGAACGCGTTCCCGGCGCTGGAAGACGAGGACGAGGATCTCGTCTCGGTCCCGGGTGAACCGCCGAACCTCGAAGCGGAGCCGACTGGCTGTGTCTTCGAACCGCGCTGTCCGTTCGCGAGCGAAGCGTGTGCGACGAGAGAGCCGGAGGTCGAAGCACTTCCGTACCGGAATCACAGCGTCGCCTGTCACAACGCCGAACACGGTGCGTGGATGCGCCGGGACGCAGAAGACGCGTCGACGTGGGGCTGGTCCACGGAGGGGTCGCGTTCCGACTCGGGCGAGGTGCTGCTTGAGGTCGACGAGTTGTGTACGTGGTACGAGCGGTCGGAGTCGCTACTGGGCCGGCTTCCAGTCGGTGGTATCTCCCCGAACGTGACCGGCATCTCGAACAGCCTCCGCCGGTGGTACGAACAGCGCGGCGAGATCCTCACCGAGGTACTGAACGAAGGTGAGTCACACGTCCGTGCTGTCGACGGCGTCTCGCTGTCGGTCTCGCGCGGTGAGATTCTCGGCGTCGTCGGCGAGTCCGGTTGTGGCAAGACGACGCTCGGGCAGACCCTCGCGCTGTTGGAGGAGCCGACTCGCGGCGGGTTCACGTTCGACGGGCGCTCACACGAGTACTACCAGGACGGGAACCTCCAGTCGCTTCGGCAGAAACTCCAGATCGTCTTTCAGAACGCCTACGACTCGTTGAACCCGCGAATGACCGTCGAACAGTTGGTCAGAGAGCCACTGACGATCCACAACTACCGGCTCGACGAGCGTGACACGGCCGTCTACGAGACGCTCGAACAGGTCGGGATGGCGCCCGTCGAGCGCTATCTGGACAAGTATCCGAACGAGCTCTCGGGCGGTCAGCGTCAACGTGTCGCCATCGCGCGGGCACTCGTCATCGACCCCGACTTTCTCATCTGTGACGAACCGGCGTCGATGCTCGATGTCTCACTCAAGGCCGTGGTGCTCAACCTCCTCCGCTCGCTCGCGAACACCGAAGGAATCGGCGTCCTGTACATCTCACACGACCTCGCCAGCCTCACTCGAATCGCCGACAGGCTGGCGATCATGTACCTCGGTCGCTTCGTCGAGCGCGGCAGGACCGCCCAGATCGTCGGTGATCCGAAACACCCCTACACCGAGGCACTCCTCGACGCAGTTCCCGAGACTGACCCACGGGGCAGTCGAGACCGCGTGATGCTGGACGGAGAACCCGCAGACCCCGTGGATATCTCTGCTGGCTGTCGGTTCGCCTCGCGGTGTCCGAAGGCGACCGATCGCTGTCTCGAGACGGAACCCGAACTCGATAGCTGGACGGCCGAAGAGCACAGCGCGGCGTGTTTCCACCCGGCCGGAGTCACGCCCGACGACGAGTCGGCGCGTATCGAAGAGCGGATCGACACCGACTGA